gaatattcgatttcgacgaatataaaacgaatgttctatcgaatattcgcgaatttcggcgaaatcgaatatggcacctgccgctcatcactactcacaaTACACATCAGGATTAGATAGTTCTGGAGAAAATTCTGGAAAAGTGAACGCCTGCAATGGTTGTCTATGGTTCTTATCTTTCAATGTTCAGTTATAAATTCAATATTTTTTAGATGCCCAGAGCTAATACATTTTGAGCAAGAGACCTTCTTCAGACCAAGCATTGTCTGCCATATTTCATTCCAGATTGGTACATGAATGGAGGCTTCTTTTGGTCCTTGAGGACCTTGTGTTGATTATGATAAACTGATTATGCTGCCTGAAGCGTGACTCAGCATTATTTAATGCCGGAGATTCCTTGTACAAGTCATTATAATTGAGAAAGCCATTTGGATAACTAGTGAAATGTCTTCAAGACAAAATACAACCATGCCCTGCATGAATGAGAATCTTCACAGACATGTTTCTTTGGTCCCTTGCCTGCGGAATAAAATCCATTCAGTTCTTTTTGGTTATCAGTTACAAGAATCTTCAAGTAGATTTGATGATAACCCATGAATATTACGATAAGACATTGCGATGTTAAGACAATTCAGTGGACACCAACATACTGCACATGTTTTTCAGCCATTATTTTTCAAGTAAAGCATTTCAGCCAAGAAGTATTTTAGAAGGGAAAAATTGAAGGACCACGATTGCCAAATTCATGCCTTCAAAGCTTTAGGGTCATAGAAAGAGCACTGTAATCTAAAGTTGGAATGATGGAAAACCTATTTTAGTGTCTTCATCTCCAGTGTCGGGGTGTTCTGAGCAGCAAATTGTCCATTTCAGAAATAAAATGATtagtcatcctctgtatctgaatGGTGTTCTTCAAAGTACTCATTGTAATTAAATCTCTCCAAAGGGAATGGCACATCTTTCCATTTTTTGCACGTTTTGTAGCTTTCAGGAGTTTTTATCACAAAGTTCTTGATGCTTATAATGGGAAGAGTTGTCAATCCTCTGTAGATCATTATCAATCCCCAATGTGCCTGCAGAAGTGAAATCAAATTATTGGACAATGACAAGTAATATTCTTCTGTCATTTAATCGGCAAAAACAGCTTTATTCATACCATAACATTGGAGTCAGCTCCAAGCATGCCAATGTCTACTGTTCTCTGACGGAAGAGAGTGTGGGTCAATCTGGCATGTGAATAGACAGAGCAGATTTTCCAGTTTTAATTTAAAAACAATAAGCTAAGTTCAGACAGACCCACAAGAGTACCAGAGAATCCTCCGATGGGCCCAGGTTCTAACTAAGTAATAGGCCCAAAGATGCAGCAGAACACAACCCCAATTTGGAGTTAAAGGGGggctgttcatttcaggggggctgcagggagTATGGAGTCcccatttttgtgatcagtgggggtcccagtggtaggaccacactgatctaatagttatcccctatcctgtaggtgaataaaaaataatgatcttgacTCCTTATCTGTACTACTACTTAtgtattactgtaaaaaatggtTCAAAATCAGGGTGACAGATTTATAGTGAAAATCTTCCCCAATTCATAGATGGTGTAGATTAAATTTTCTTGTGCAAGAACAAGTAAAGGTGTGGCAAATATTATTAATAAGTCTGTGTCTCTTATTAAATTCGTCAAATCTTACTCCAGAACATTTTTGACTGAAATTGGCATGTCTTGCTGCTAGGGAAAATTCTATCATGTAACACAAATAAATGTATTAAATGTGTGACCTGTGTGCTCAATGCTAATAGCAGTGTTGTAGGATGCAGTTTGGGGACATTTTCTGTATAAATTCTTTGTGAGCACTCAGAATCCTTTCCTCTGGTAGGGCCAAGGTACTCCAATGCCTACAGTCCAAAGATCAGTAAGTGCAAAGGCTGTTTATCTACAAGCTCAACGCTCATGAATCTGCCCCTTCTGTTGTAGACCTTGTTATCTGCCTACTGTGACACATGAGAGGTTGCTTGCTAGATGGgagatattttcctcccagcatgtgctgctgagaCTGATTGACAGGCAGGTGAGGTCAAGCAGCGGACCGGATCTCGAGTGCCGGTCCGGGCTTTGCGGACGCCTAACTGCCTTAAAAGTCAGCTGAAGTGCAGTAGGCCGGTCTGTGTTAAGGTGTTTGTGCCTGGATGCATGTTTGCGACCTGTCTGGGAGGACACGTCGACTATGTTCAGCGGATCTGTGGCACGGTGTGAACACACAGCAGGACTTGATCACTATACGCGGTACCTGCGGCACGGTGTGGactgaacaccaggacttgaTCTCGGTATGCGGTACCCGCAGCACGGTGTGAACTGAACACCACAGCCAAGGTGAAGTTGTTTTCTGTTCTGTGAAAcctagtgtgaataaacactgaattcTGGTAAAGAACGGTTGtggtgcctctgtactgcgtccgctcacCCTGCCTACTACATACGTGAAAATTTTGAAATAACAAATTGCATGTCCTATTGATTTCTCACCTTACAAAAGCGGCATCTGTATGCACTTCCAGGAACCCAATCCATCATCTTTTTTCCAAGGACAACAGGTCCTGTATATTCTTCATAGTACACCCTATTGTGTTATAGTAAAATTAACATCGGGTCAAAGAACTAGAGGAACCATCTAAAGTCATAAGATAATAAACTATATGGTCATGTGTAACTGGTAAGCAGAGCTATACAAAGCTCATTAAGTTATCAGAAACTATAATAActggaaaataattttaaaaaaaagaaagttagaccagcacctccaaactatgtataAAAGGAGGGttcaggtgcaagctaccatggCTGCAATGTAAAAGAAAACAAGAACTACAAGTACACTGCTTTATGCAGAAAGACACAAGCAATGTAGATTGCATTACactatacttactatatgaaaattagaagctTTTTATGCCCATCTAACAACAAGAAGGTGGTTTCCAACAGATGGGACCTACACTAACAGACTTGCCTTGGGAAGTGATACGGATAGCTGTGTCTGCCAACAAATTTGTACAATTCTCATGATATATGGTCACACctctgcactgcccatttataataCCGGTGTTTTTGTTTATATGTGTTGGATAGGTCTTCAGGCCCCCTAAGCCACCATGGCCCTGGTGTAATTGCTATTCCTATAGCTAGGACATATCATTGCTATGAGCTCATGAGTTggtttgcagataaaaaaatatgacaCTATGGAGTGGAAATTAAAGGATTGGGCAAACAATTAAATACATTGTGGCATATGTTGGGTTTATGTTGGGCACAAGAGGTGAATGTATAGGAGCCACATACACTTCAGGTTTATAAGATGCCAGTGGTACAGTTTCATAATATAAACTTACTTAAAGGTTGGGTTAATATTCACATGGTGAGTCTCTTCTACCACACGCAAATCATTCCCGTAGGCAACAGCAGCAGAGCAGTTCCGACAATCCAAACGGACCTCCGAGGGCAAAAACTTCTTTTtgctctcttctttttttttttttaccaaacgcTCAGTGAGAGAGTCCCTCTGCAGATCTTTAATCTGTATCAGAAATCCAGAACATTAATAATAGGACAGAGTAATATGTGAAATAGCAGGGTgtaagcaggggtgcaccaccaatgaggccaggtaaggcagcaccaggtaggggcaagagggaggCAGCGGAAGGGCTATGGGCAATAagcactttcattgtggcaaaggggttatgttaagaaattggcattggggggcgcggtttcagttttcgcctcaggcagtagAAAGGCTAGGTGTACCCCTGTGTTTATGTGTTACCCACCTTATCCTCATATTCTCTTTCAGGCATATCTTGCACATATTTTATGGCTCGTTTCATCAGGTCCTCCAAACACTCATTGGTCATTTCTCTTCGACTCTCTCTACCTCCAGATTTAGCCAAAAAAGAGTAACAGCTGTCATCAGCCCTGGCTCTGCCTCTGGCCTAAGAACAGCATGAGAGATGTTAGTGCAAATATGACAAGGTTGTGCATCAAAACACACAGGCACAGACCTGTAAAAGACAAAAATTTACCTGCATCATGGATATCTCATTGGTCATCAGACCATACCGAACAACGATGTTGCATTGTGGGATGTCTAATCCCTCCTCAGCAACACTGGTTGAGATAAGCAGATTCAGGAGGCCTCGACGAAACTTTTCAATTACTTCCTTCTGCTCATTCTGAGGATATAAACAGGGAACCAATATGAAGGATAAAATGTACagcacaatttcaaaatgtcaaaaaaatttagGTTTAGAGACAGCAGATATGCTGAGTTTGCAAAAAGCTATAAAACTTCAAGTAATAAAATCGGTTATTTAGCAAGGTGGTTGGTAATGGAGTCCAATACAGCTGTGAAACCAAAGCACTGAAGAAATGTCCCCTTTTATCACCTAACAGTTACCAGCATCAAAATTAGTCACCTGTGTACTTTTATTTGCGGTTGCTATTTGTATGGGGGTGACATTTCCTGACTTTCTGGACTGATAAAAAATGATTGATAAATGACTAATGAATATTACTAGTAGAGGGTTTTGTGGCATGTTGGCAGGGTTTTTAGCTGCATTGCGGCGCCCTCTTGGATGCCCTTCAGCATCCAGTTTTCGCTCAGTATGACAATACCCGGAGATGGATGGGCTAAAAAATACTGAATATCAGCTGGAAAATTCTTGCTGGAAACAGTTTGCCTTCAAGACAGTTTCTCATCATGCAGGTATATTTCTCACCTGTGTCATGTGTTTGCTTTGATTGCTGAAACCTGCTCCTGTCAAGACTTCAGCCTTGATGTTGAAACTCTTAAGAGAATCATTGCTGTTGATCCATCCAAGCAGAGAGTGAGTATTTTGTCGTGTGCGGGTGAAAATAATCCCATGGGAATTGGAGGAGTCCTGGAAATGTTCCTTCAGAATCTCTTCCAGCCTCTTCAACTTAGGGTTTTCATATTTCATGTTTCTACTCAATTCTAAAAGTTCATTACTGTTGTCTGTAAAAACAGATGTAAGTATGAATGAGGAATAATTATTACATTGAGGAAAATGCTAAAAGTACTATAGACTTAAAAATAAAACAGATAACAGATAGCATTGCCGGACTGTTGGGACCATGTAATAATCTTCATGGCTTTCAGATAGTATTTCTCTTTTAAGAAAAAATAGTCTTTCCAATATCTACTGATACTGGCAATTATGCTGCCTGATCTAAgaaacagggagaaacaaaaatgtcTTCTGGTAAAGTCTCTTCATAGTTGACTAGAATTGGACTTCACATACTGTACAATGGTTTCTTTCTCCTGAGTTTTGACACTTAGGAGTCcacataaatatatattgctTCTGAAAAGCAAAAAGTACCCCTTCTATCTTACTTTCTActttgaaatcagaataaaccctgCTTTTTcaccttacttttttttttcctcttatgATCTTCTACAACCTGGTTCAGTTGTCTGTATTTTTGCAGATTCAGTGGATAGTGTACACCTTCAATTAACTTTGGGTCACATAATGCATTTCAAATATCTAAAGTCTCAAAACTGAGAGGGTGTTATTCATATTGTAGTCCATACCATTGAATAAACTGTAGAGGAAGATGTCTGTTTCATCTCTGGAATCTTTTACAAATTTCTCAAATATGTAGAATTCCTCCAGGAAGTCATAAGCATCCTTCATCCTTACTGTGTCATGGAGGAAGAGGGCATCATTGTATTTGCGGAGGTGAATTGCACAAGTTCTTTTCATCCTGTTGGCAGACTCTGCCCCTGAAAATAGACCAACATAACATAGGGAACATGACCTATGAAAGTCATATGAATTCCTTTAAGCCGCACCACCAATGCCAGTGTACGACTTCCAAATGAAATTTGCTTTGCATTCATTTATACTAGACCTAGATTAGTAGTAGTAGTTTTCTGGAGAAACAAGTTGCAGCCAGCTTCTTACGAGAGTGAATAATCTTTTAGTCATTTTTGAATCTATGAGAAGCTGTCATGTGAGACCTCTTGGTTGCACCTACTATTCATTAGGACATCGTAAAAATGTGAGGTCTGTCTGGTGCCAAATATACCCTTTAATACTTTGCCTTGTAGATGTGGGGACTGGTTTATTATTACATACAAGGTTCTGTATAtgaaattatactgtatatttctgtAAAAATAATCATGAATGAGAACATTGAAATAACCTACATATTACATTTTCTGTATTCAGATCTGTTCACACAAGCTTTCTCTCTGCAAACTGCATTGTTACAAAACAGTCCAGTAGATTCTTTCTGATGGCAAATGCATCAGATTTGCATAGTCTGGTATACTATGAAGGGAAATAAATTGAAACCTGACCTGACCTGCTTTTCTCTTAATTTGACTTATTTTTATACTAATccaaagtatgtacagtatacactatatattttgggctcattaaaataaaACTCACCATTTTTCTCCATCTCAACTATTCTCTGTTCATACATTTGGGTGCCAAAATCTCTGGTGAATTCAAATTCACCAAGATACTCATGTATGGTGGCCATGAGCTCCTTCAGCTTATCTCCAAAAGGATCCTAGGCCATTGTAAAACATTGATCAATAGTTAGCATTTGTAAAGCACATACATAGCTCAGAGCACTGAGGAGGATTGCATTTAGATGCTAGTAGACGGTAAGGTTATGGAATAAAACATGGAGGAACTATAAGTAAGTAATTGGGTCAGCTGGCTAACTAAAACATGTGCCCTCTTAAAAGCTTATGTTGACCGTTACAACCATTCCCCCCTTCCTTATTCTGtgacatttaaaataaaaaaataaaaaataaaggaaaggCACAAACAGTATTGAATAAAAATATCCTTCTAGTTGATGTCTACAGCTAAGTAcacacctatgtgtctccatagcAACAGACTACAAATAATCCTCTGCAGTCTGATCCTGCCGTCATACTCTCTCCTATTTGACTTCTACTTCTTGTAGCCTACTAAATGTATATTAGGAAGAAGTTGAAAGCTAGATGGACATGGATATCTATTTAAGCCTCCTGCAGAAAAATGTAACATGCTTAGAAATGTTGCTGTAGTGATAAGAACATGGTCAACTGTTTCCCCAAATGAAATAACAGAAGTCATATTGCAACACCAACTTTCATGTGACTTGCAAACTTAAAAttatcatacagtcctgatcaaaagtttaagaccacttgaaaaatggcaaagaatcgtatttagcatggctggatcttaacaaggttccaagtagagcttcaacacgcaacaagaagaaatgggagtgagacaaaacattttttgagcattcaatttaatgaaaacaacgaataaactgaaacaggctatttttcagctgatcaaaagtttaggaccacacctccaaaaaaaaactaaacccccccaaaacagaaatacaacttccaaacatgaactcagtaatgagtagctccgccgttattgttgatcacttcaaaaatttgtttcggcatgcttgatgcaagcgtttccatggggtgagtgggaacatttctccaagtggtgaagacagccgcacgaaggccatctactgtttggaactgttgtccatttttgtaaacttcccttgccatccatccccaaaggttctcaattggatttacatcaggggaacacgcaggatgggccaaaagagtgatgttattctcctggaagaagtcccttgtcctgcgggcattgtgtactgtagcattgtcctgttgaaaaacccagtcgttaccacacagacgagggccctcagtcatgagggatgctctctgcaacatctggacatagccagcggccgtttgacgcccctgcacttcctgaagctccattgttccactgaaggaaaaagcaccccagaccattatggccccccctccactgtggcgcgtagaaaacatctcaggtgggatctgcttgtcatgccggtaacgttggaaaccatcaggaccatcaaggttacattttttctcatcagagaataaaactttcttctacctttgaatgtcccatgtttggtgctctcttgcaaagtccaaatgagcagttctgtggcgttcaaggagacgaggtctttgaagacgttttttgtttttgaagcccttcagtctcagatgccgtctgatggttatggggctgcagtcagcaccagtaagggccttaatttgggtcgaggatcgtccagtgtcttgacggacagccaattggatcctccggctcagtgctggtgaaattttttggggtcttccacttagagaccctgcttatgcagttcaacatcccaaccacattcaaaaagggagagttttt
This window of the Bufo bufo chromosome 6, aBufBuf1.1, whole genome shotgun sequence genome carries:
- the DHX58 gene encoding probable ATP-dependent RNA helicase DHX58 yields the protein MDLRDYQWEVIGPALEGKNTIIWLPTGTGKTRAAVYVAMRHLETKRNAKVAMIVNKVHLVNQHYSKEFQPYLEDRFKIIPISGESETRSFFANFMKQSDIVICTAQILHNALKSDSEEMHVELTDFSLIIIDECHHTQKDAVYNLLMEVYLEKKFTGHRNLPQILGLTASPGTGGASTFENAVDHILKICANLDTWKIMSPQTSIEDLEAKAKQPVKQYDLVPERDEDPFGDKLKELMATIHEYLGEFEFTRDFGTQMYEQRIVEMEKNGAESANRMKRTCAIHLRKYNDALFLHDTVRMKDAYDFLEEFYIFEKFVKDSRDETDIFLYSLFNDNSNELLELSRNMKYENPKLKRLEEILKEHFQDSSNSHGIIFTRTRQNTHSLLGWINSNDSLKSFNIKAEVLTGAGFSNQSKHMTQNEQKEVIEKFRRGLLNLLISTSVAEEGLDIPQCNIVVRYGLMTNEISMMQARGRARADDSCYSFLAKSGGRESRREMTNECLEDLMKRAIKYVQDMPEREYEDKIKDLQRDSLTERLVKKKKEESKKKFLPSEVRLDCRNCSAAVAYGNDLRVVEETHHVNINPTFKVYYEEYTGPVVLGKKMMDWVPGSAYRCRFCKAHWGLIMIYRGLTTLPIISIKNFVIKTPESYKTCKKWKDVPFPLERFNYNEYFEEHHSDTEDD